From the Lysinibacillus fusiformis genome, the window CCGAATTTGCTTGATTTATGTAGGTTTGGAGAACACCATATTTTTTTCGATCTTTTTTATCGTCTTTATTCATAATGACAGTAAATAACCGATAAGCCTCTGGATACATTCTAAGTAAACAGTAAACCTCTACTAATATCCTTAACGTTTCTTCTGTTTGTTGAACCTGCTTTAATTGATCTTTAAAAATATGCATTTGATTAATGGTTATCGGATTGGAAGGATTAAATGTTTGTCTTAGATCATGCCATTCCTCAACAATCGTCATAAAAAATAGGCCTCCTTCTCATTTGCTATTTGGTAAAAGAATAATCTTTAATCATTTGGCAAATTTCCACTTTATAATTTGTGTACCATTTGTCTTTACCCAATTGTTGTGCCGTCAAATGCTTGGCATTGTCTTTCCATGCTTGGATAGCCTCTAGCGATTCCCAATAAGACACCGTTATGCCCTTTCCTTCCTCGTTTCTGACACTTTCCACACGAAGGAAACCAGGTTGTTGCTGTGCTAAGGCATCGATGAGGTCAGCCATCTTGCCATAGCCTTCCCCATCTTGTTTAGTTCTTTGCGATGTAAAAATCACTGCATAATATGTTTCCATTTATTTCTCCCCCTCTATTACTTTTATTGTAAACGATAATGACTTTGACTAAAATCTAAATATAGGAAACTGAAAGGATTGTGACATATGGGAATTAATCCAAACATGGCAGAAGTAGCAGCACTTCTTGGTGAAACGTCAAGGGCAACCATTCTTGCTAGTATGATGGACGGTCGTTTTCATACGGCTAGTGAACTGGCATATATGGCTGCTATCAAGCCACAAACTGCTAGCTTCCATCTTGCTAAATTAGTAGAAGGAAAGCTGATAAAAGTTGAAAAACAGGGCAG encodes:
- a CDS encoding antibiotic biosynthesis monooxygenase family protein, which encodes METYYAVIFTSQRTKQDGEGYGKMADLIDALAQQQPGFLRVESVRNEEGKGITVSYWESLEAIQAWKDNAKHLTAQQLGKDKWYTNYKVEICQMIKDYSFTK